In a single window of the Pseudomonadota bacterium genome:
- a CDS encoding cobalamin-dependent protein (Presence of a B(12) (cobalamin)-binding domain implies dependence on cobalamin itself, in one of its several forms, or in some unusual lineages, dependence on a cobalamin-like analog.) produces the protein MSNKAEILGKMKDAVIDLDDDLLFELIDEGLKIDVAPLDMIMEGMNPGLNIIGEGFDTGKRFMSDLVIAGDMLNDATDKLRPLIEAGGKPMGETLIIGTVEGDVHFIGKRIVGAVFTANGYNVVDIGENKSAKEFAEAAKKHNATVVGASAILSPVKAYCGNINKALVDAGVRDNLIYIVGGWAFTDEQAEEYGADAAGTSAIEAIKKVKMLKAGEVALLKNR, from the coding sequence ATGTCAAATAAAGCAGAAATTTTGGGGAAAATGAAAGACGCCGTCATTGATCTTGATGACGACTTATTGTTTGAGTTGATTGACGAGGGACTTAAGATAGATGTAGCCCCTCTTGATATGATTATGGAAGGTATGAACCCCGGTTTAAACATCATCGGCGAGGGGTTCGACACAGGCAAGCGCTTCATGAGCGATCTGGTTATTGCCGGGGACATGTTAAATGATGCTACCGACAAACTGCGCCCTTTGATTGAGGCAGGCGGCAAACCTATGGGTGAAACGTTGATAATCGGGACGGTAGAAGGAGACGTGCATTTTATCGGAAAGCGTATAGTGGGAGCCGTTTTTACTGCCAATGGCTACAATGTCGTTGATATCGGTGAGAACAAATCTGCAAAGGAATTTGCGGAAGCCGCAAAAAAACATAATGCAACTGTAGTAGGTGCTTCAGCTATTTTATCTCCTGTGAAAGCTTATTGTGGAAATATCAATAAAGCGCTTGTTGATGCAGGTGTCCGGGATAATTTGATTTACATAGTCGGTGGCTGGGCCTTTACTGATGAGCAAGCCGAAGAATACGGAGCCGATGCAGCGGGAACCAGCGCTATTGAAGCCATTAAAAAAGTTAAGATGTTAAAAGCGGGTGAAGTAGCATTGCTCAAGAACAGGTAG
- a CDS encoding glycine cleavage system protein H — MENLWGYELVFPEDVLYSTELLWVKKENGKIRAGLSDIIVRSAKKLVTIKMTCEAGTSINKGDVIGTVETSKAVREIIAPVSGTVTSVNPSISGGDPATIMKDPYGDGWLIEIEKTGDTDTQLQDLMKGDEEETKEWLEEQADDIVPMA; from the coding sequence ATGGAAAACCTATGGGGTTATGAACTCGTATTTCCGGAAGATGTTTTATATTCCACTGAGTTGCTTTGGGTAAAGAAAGAGAATGGAAAGATACGTGCCGGTTTAAGCGATATAATAGTAAGATCGGCAAAGAAACTGGTAACCATTAAAATGACATGTGAAGCAGGTACTTCGATAAATAAGGGCGATGTGATCGGAACAGTTGAGACAAGTAAAGCCGTTAGAGAAATTATCGCCCCTGTTTCAGGCACGGTTACATCCGTCAATCCGTCAATATCCGGCGGTGATCCGGCTACCATAATGAAAGATCCTTATGGAGATGGTTGGCTTATTGAGATAGAAAAAACAGGAGATACCGATACACAGCTTCAAGACCTGATGAAAGGCGATGAGGAAGAAACAAAGGAATGGCTAGAGGAACAAGCGGATGATATTGTTCCCATGGCATAG
- a CDS encoding cytochrome c3 family protein yields MKKIILVLAVLFILISLVAACNRRAEINSTASPFVWNSKARCADCHTKEVKSMADNNKLAYKHAAAGNVCSDCHNAKDLQKSHGNIATASPVPVQKYSSTICFKCHGSYADIIKLTKGKTRLNPHDSHYGEVDCNICHKAHIAKSPDGFCVSCHDTMN; encoded by the coding sequence TTGAAAAAGATAATATTAGTTCTTGCAGTATTATTTATTTTGATATCGCTGGTTGCTGCATGTAATCGAAGAGCTGAAATAAATTCAACTGCATCACCTTTTGTATGGAACTCTAAAGCCCGTTGCGCTGATTGTCACACTAAAGAAGTAAAGTCAATGGCAGATAATAATAAGCTGGCATACAAACATGCCGCGGCTGGAAATGTCTGTTCGGATTGCCACAATGCAAAAGATCTGCAAAAGTCACATGGAAATATTGCTACTGCGTCGCCTGTTCCGGTACAGAAGTATTCTAGTACGATTTGTTTTAAGTGTCATGGGAGCTACGCAGATATTATTAAGCTCACAAAGGGCAAAACACGCTTAAACCCCCATGATTCGCATTATGGCGAGGTGGATTGCAATATTTGCCATAAGGCACATATTGCAAAATCTCCTGATGGGTTTTGTGTTTCCTGTCATGATACTATGAATTGA
- a CDS encoding tetrahydromethanopterin S-methyltransferase subunit H, producing the protein MLTFTQEQKTYTIGDVTIGGQPGENPTVLMGSIFYQGHRIVSDTDKGIFDKQKAKELLDKEAEISSITGNPRIIDVIGDTTPALINYLEFVAANSTSPILVDSPIAKVRMDAIRHFAKTEVLPRLIYNSIEDHHSEEELACIKECGIKTAVILAFNVKSIRPKKRIKLLEEKLLGAAERAGIENMLIDTGVLDIPSISWSSQAIWEIKNKLGYPGGCAPANALYQWKKKKAKASPEFEVCGTSSYLLPISWGGNFILYGPIANASWVYPACATMDAMIAYGEQAKGINIKKEHPLYRIF; encoded by the coding sequence GTGTTGACATTTACTCAGGAACAAAAAACCTATACGATAGGTGATGTAACAATAGGCGGTCAACCGGGTGAAAATCCAACCGTACTTATGGGTAGTATTTTTTACCAGGGACATCGCATAGTAAGTGACACGGATAAGGGTATATTTGATAAACAAAAAGCCAAAGAACTGTTAGACAAAGAAGCGGAGATATCCTCAATTACGGGAAATCCACGTATAATTGACGTTATTGGCGATACCACTCCGGCCTTGATCAATTATCTCGAGTTTGTGGCTGCCAATTCCACCTCGCCTATATTGGTGGATTCGCCCATTGCAAAAGTTAGGATGGATGCCATCAGGCATTTTGCCAAAACAGAGGTATTGCCGAGACTGATATATAATTCAATCGAAGACCATCACAGCGAAGAAGAACTGGCTTGTATAAAGGAATGCGGGATCAAGACCGCAGTTATTTTAGCTTTTAATGTAAAATCCATCAGGCCCAAAAAAAGGATTAAGTTACTTGAGGAAAAACTTTTGGGAGCTGCCGAAAGAGCGGGTATTGAAAATATGCTCATTGATACCGGAGTGCTTGATATCCCAAGCATAAGCTGGTCAAGCCAGGCCATTTGGGAAATCAAGAACAAGCTGGGCTATCCGGGCGGTTGTGCACCTGCCAATGCATTGTACCAGTGGAAGAAGAAAAAGGCAAAAGCCAGTCCTGAATTTGAGGTATGCGGAACTTCAAGTTATTTATTGCCCATCAGTTGGGGTGGAAATTTTATTCTTTACGGCCCGATAGCAAATGCTTCCTGGGTTTATCCTGCCTGCGCGACTATGGATGCCATGATTGCCTATGGCGAGCAGGCAAAGGGAATAAATATTAAAAAAGAACACCCGCTGTACCGCATCTTTTAA
- a CDS encoding DUF1329 domain-containing protein, whose translation MKRMKILKCFGLSLCTLFILLLYGGTVKALDLPKVIDKTNCNQYKDLLIPAMYRAVERGDFVVTPGNINFEYKLPIRFIAASEKNEGKFDVNHAGELISKSTGKFPKNIYSFPFPNIDFKDPKAGLEIIYNFKFTVDRFMASRDKIRIMWINNTGEERYLTGLDSRLYMVGRPPGQEIRNPDMVEQYEFQRVLEPMSTRGTNTMAIIYIGAKEDSNYAYVPAIRRIRQTGSTTRSDPYMGSDSWMDMNYMWGGKTSSMKWKYVGEKTILVGFTSPDMLPAKELPDGRMIRPYPYTGTHLKFGYEDPNWKGASWAPLNITYVPRKVWIVEQMPKDPYYNWGKHLNYVDQETYTIWYKEVWEKSGDFRTWVVNLLHYSESPSGNNNAVDFDCQLYIDEKYRHATSVNRSADPEQFLYMPASKLDASYFSVNNFLMLSK comes from the coding sequence ATGAAACGAATGAAAATTTTAAAGTGTTTCGGATTGTCACTTTGTACGTTGTTTATTCTGCTTTTGTATGGCGGTACCGTTAAGGCTCTGGATTTGCCAAAGGTGATCGACAAGACTAACTGCAATCAATACAAAGACCTGCTCATTCCGGCTATGTACCGAGCTGTTGAAAGAGGTGACTTTGTTGTTACTCCGGGGAATATAAATTTCGAATACAAACTTCCTATCCGCTTCATCGCGGCAAGCGAAAAGAATGAAGGGAAATTCGATGTAAATCATGCGGGCGAATTGATCAGTAAAAGCACCGGGAAATTCCCCAAAAATATTTACAGTTTCCCTTTTCCTAATATTGATTTTAAAGATCCCAAGGCCGGGTTAGAGATCATATATAACTTCAAATTCACGGTAGATCGTTTTATGGCCTCAAGAGACAAAATCCGTATTATGTGGATAAATAATACAGGAGAGGAACGTTATTTAACTGGTCTGGACTCACGCCTTTATATGGTCGGCCGGCCGCCAGGTCAGGAAATAAGAAATCCTGATATGGTTGAGCAGTATGAATTTCAAAGAGTTTTGGAGCCGATGAGCACCAGAGGAACCAATACAATGGCAATCATTTATATAGGCGCAAAGGAAGATAGCAATTATGCTTATGTTCCTGCCATTCGAAGGATTCGGCAAACCGGCTCAACGACGAGGTCTGACCCCTATATGGGCTCTGATTCATGGATGGATATGAATTACATGTGGGGTGGTAAAACCAGCTCAATGAAATGGAAATATGTTGGCGAGAAGACAATTCTTGTCGGTTTCACCAGTCCTGATATGCTTCCGGCAAAGGAATTGCCGGATGGAAGGATGATCAGGCCATATCCCTATACCGGCACTCATCTCAAATTCGGCTATGAAGATCCAAACTGGAAGGGCGCATCCTGGGCGCCTCTTAATATTACCTATGTTCCAAGAAAAGTATGGATTGTAGAACAGATGCCTAAAGATCCGTATTATAACTGGGGAAAGCATTTAAACTATGTTGATCAGGAAACATATACCATATGGTACAAAGAGGTTTGGGAAAAATCCGGTGATTTCCGGACATGGGTAGTTAATTTGCTGCACTATAGTGAATCGCCAAGTGGTAATAATAACGCAGTAGATTTTGATTGCCAACTCTATATAGACGAAAAATATAGACATGCTACAAGTGTAAACAGATCAGCAGACCCGGAACAATTCTTATATATGCCTGCTTCAAAACTGGATGCCAGCTATTTTAGCGTGAATAATTTCTTAATGTTGTCTAAATAA